One genomic window of Ignavibacteriales bacterium includes the following:
- a CDS encoding CPBP family intramembrane metalloprotease produces the protein MKDKLLAEIRKVKELDKKIVILFISIAILQTISWYYTSRKYFRFNLYQYFSDNPKVDLIEYAYWFLGDTISFFILPILIILFIFKEKIADYGLKFGEIGFGFKLSAIIILIMFIVVWFVSSTKSFYITYPYLSEARESWTVFLIFEFLLFIYIFSWEFIWRGYMLFGLESKFGYYAIFIQMIPFVILHNGKPALETFSAIIGGVLLGILALRTRSFLYGVLIHFCLIFNMDLLSTLRYKSNEFGVGINSFIKIFFN, from the coding sequence ATGAAGGACAAACTTTTAGCTGAAATTCGAAAAGTAAAAGAACTTGATAAGAAAATAGTAATTCTATTTATCTCAATAGCAATTTTACAAACAATATCCTGGTATTATACTTCCAGAAAATATTTTAGATTTAACTTATACCAATACTTTTCTGATAACCCAAAAGTTGACTTAATTGAGTATGCATATTGGTTTTTAGGTGATACCATTTCCTTTTTTATACTTCCAATATTAATCATCTTGTTTATTTTCAAAGAAAAGATTGCTGATTATGGTTTGAAGTTTGGAGAAATTGGATTCGGTTTTAAGTTATCAGCAATAATTATTTTAATAATGTTTATAGTTGTTTGGTTTGTCTCATCCACAAAATCTTTTTATATAACTTATCCTTATCTTTCAGAAGCCAGGGAAAGTTGGACTGTTTTTTTAATATTCGAATTTCTCCTATTCATCTATATTTTTTCCTGGGAGTTTATCTGGCGCGGTTATATGCTTTTTGGTCTTGAATCAAAGTTTGGATACTACGCCATCTTTATTCAGATGATTCCTTTTGTTATTTTACATAATGGAAAACCAGCGTTAGAAACTTTTAGTGCAATAATCGGTGGAGTTTTACTTGGAATTTTAGCGCTCAGAACCAGATCATTTCTTTATGGAGTGCTGATTCACTTTTGTTTGATCTTTAATATGGATTTACTATCTACACTTCGTTATAAATCAAACGAATTTGGAGTAGGAATAAATTCTTTTATCAAAATCTTTTTTAATTGA
- the groES gene encoding co-chaperone GroES produces the protein MAKLKIQPLGDRVIVKAAEAEEKTKGGIILPDTAKEKPIEGTVIAVGDGKIADDGKKVAMTVKVGDKVLYGKYSGTEVRVDEEEYLIMRESDIFGIITK, from the coding sequence ATGGCAAAGCTCAAGATTCAACCTCTCGGTGATCGTGTAATTGTAAAAGCTGCTGAGGCTGAAGAAAAAACAAAAGGCGGAATTATACTGCCAGATACTGCAAAAGAAAAACCAATTGAAGGAACCGTAATTGCTGTTGGCGATGGAAAAATTGCTGACGATGGAAAGAAGGTTGCAATGACAGTAAAAGTTGGTGATAAAGTTCTTTATGGTAAATATTCTGGTACAGAAGTACGTGTTGATGAAGAAGAATATTTAATTATGCGCGAAAGCGATATTTTTGGAATAATAACTAAATAA
- the groL gene encoding chaperonin GroEL (60 kDa chaperone family; promotes refolding of misfolded polypeptides especially under stressful conditions; forms two stacked rings of heptamers to form a barrel-shaped 14mer; ends can be capped by GroES; misfolded proteins enter the barrel where they are refolded when GroES binds), which translates to MASKLIIYDAEARDGLKRGVDKLANAVKATLGPKGRNVILDKKFGAPTVTKDGVSVAKEIELEDPVENMGAQMVREVASKTSDVAGDGTTTATVLAQAIYREGLKNVTAGANPMDLKRGIDLAVTKVVEYLKSISKNVEDRNEIAQVGTISANNDKSIGDLIAQAMDKVGKDGVITVEEAKGTETTLDIVEGMQFDRGYISPYFVTDAETMEAVLEDPYILIHDKKISAMKDLLPVLEKVAQQGKPLLIIAEDLEGEALATLVVNKLRGTLKVAAVKAPGFGDRRKSMLEDIAVLTDGTVISEERGFKLENTTISYLGRAKKVKIDKDNTTIVEGAGKPDELKKRINEIKVQIEKTTSDYDKEKLQERLAKLSGGVAVLKIGAATEISMKEKKARVEDALHATRAAVEEGIVPGGGVAFVRAISYLDKLEGENLDQTTGVKIVQKALEEPLKQIVNNAGLEGAVVLNKVKEGKDDYGFNAQTEVYENLIKAGVIDPTKVSRTALENAASVASLLITTEAVVFEKKEQDKMPSMPQGGMGGMGGMDY; encoded by the coding sequence ATGGCTTCAAAATTAATTATTTATGATGCGGAAGCTAGAGATGGCTTAAAGCGAGGTGTTGATAAATTAGCAAATGCTGTTAAAGCTACTCTTGGTCCTAAAGGAAGAAATGTAATTTTAGATAAAAAATTCGGTGCACCAACCGTTACTAAAGATGGTGTTTCTGTTGCCAAAGAAATAGAATTGGAAGATCCGGTTGAAAATATGGGAGCACAAATGGTTCGAGAAGTTGCTTCTAAAACCAGCGATGTTGCCGGCGATGGAACAACAACAGCTACTGTATTAGCACAGGCAATTTATCGTGAAGGTTTGAAGAATGTTACCGCTGGCGCAAATCCAATGGATCTTAAAAGAGGAATTGATTTAGCTGTTACAAAAGTTGTTGAATATTTGAAATCTATTAGTAAAAATGTTGAAGACAGAAATGAAATAGCTCAGGTTGGAACAATTTCTGCAAACAATGATAAATCAATTGGCGATTTAATTGCACAAGCTATGGATAAAGTTGGTAAAGATGGTGTTATAACAGTTGAAGAAGCAAAAGGAACTGAAACTACTTTAGATATAGTTGAAGGAATGCAGTTCGATCGAGGATATATTTCACCATACTTTGTTACAGATGCTGAAACAATGGAAGCAGTTCTTGAAGATCCTTATATCCTAATACACGATAAGAAAATCTCAGCAATGAAAGACTTGTTACCTGTACTTGAAAAAGTTGCACAACAAGGAAAACCACTTTTGATAATTGCTGAAGATTTAGAAGGTGAAGCTTTAGCTACTTTGGTTGTAAACAAATTAAGAGGCACTTTAAAAGTAGCCGCTGTAAAAGCACCAGGATTTGGTGATAGAAGAAAATCAATGTTAGAAGACATTGCAGTTTTAACCGATGGAACAGTAATATCTGAAGAACGTGGATTCAAATTAGAGAACACAACTATTTCTTATCTTGGTAGAGCCAAGAAAGTTAAAATTGATAAAGACAACACTACAATAGTTGAAGGTGCTGGAAAACCAGATGAATTAAAGAAAAGAATTAATGAAATAAAAGTGCAGATTGAAAAAACAACTTCTGATTACGACAAAGAAAAATTACAGGAAAGATTAGCAAAACTTTCTGGTGGTGTTGCTGTTTTGAAGATTGGCGCAGCTACAGAAATTTCGATGAAGGAAAAGAAAGCACGCGTTGAAGATGCATTACACGCAACCAGGGCAGCTGTTGAAGAAGGTATTGTTCCTGGCGGTGGTGTAGCATTTGTTAGAGCAATCAGTTACCTGGATAAGTTAGAAGGTGAGAATCTTGATCAGACTACTGGTGTGAAGATAGTTCAGAAAGCGTTGGAAGAGCCACTAAAGCAAATTGTTAACAATGCTGGACTGGAAGGCGCTGTTGTTCTGAATAAAGTTAAGGAAGGAAAAGATGATTATGGATTTAATGCTCAGACCGAAGTTTATGAAAATTTAATTAAAGCTGGCGTTATTGATCCAACTAAAGTTTCACGCACTGCATTAGAAAATGCCGCATCCGTTGCTTCATTATTGATAACAACTGAAGCAGTTGTATTCGAGAAGAAAGAACAGGATAAGATGCCATCAATGCCTCAAGGAGGTATGGGTGGTATGGGTGGAATGGATTATTAG
- a CDS encoding efflux RND transporter periplasmic adaptor subunit, giving the protein MRKKIFILAPVAIMTALVIYFFFFKGEDKKDKFTFADITRGDLNTTITSSGTLDAIKKVDVGTQVSGILAKIYVDFNYEVKKGQMLALIDTTFLAAQVRDSKAGLERAQAQYESSFAKHKRNKQLFEKGYLSELDFINSKTALKSDSASLNSAASALERAKTNLSYAFIVAPMSGKIINRNVEQGQTVAASFSTPTLFTITDDLAQMKILATVDESDIGQIKLRQDVQFTVQSYPDKKFTGKVVQVRLNPQVIQNVVNYTIVVNADNSEKLLLPGMTATVEFFIEQKKDVLLIPNSALRFQPNEDLLAEFKKNLEKEMANAPDSIKNRFKNREGGGSGNSSGRGFGNSSNRTRNFGSVWYLDETGKLKTSRVVLGVTDGKNTEIVRGRNLKEGMKVISGIVENNTQVQNNKTNILNPQSNMPRSPRRGF; this is encoded by the coding sequence ATGAGAAAAAAAATATTTATTCTTGCTCCAGTTGCTATTATGACTGCTTTAGTCATTTACTTTTTCTTTTTTAAAGGAGAAGATAAGAAAGATAAATTCACGTTTGCAGATATTACCCGTGGAGATTTAAACACAACAATTACATCTTCCGGAACTTTAGATGCAATAAAAAAAGTAGATGTCGGAACTCAAGTTTCTGGAATACTTGCTAAAATTTATGTCGATTTTAATTATGAAGTGAAAAAAGGTCAGATGCTGGCGCTTATTGATACAACTTTTTTAGCAGCGCAAGTTAGAGATTCCAAGGCAGGTTTAGAAAGAGCTCAAGCCCAATACGAATCATCATTTGCAAAACATAAAAGAAATAAACAATTATTTGAAAAAGGATATCTTTCCGAACTTGATTTTATCAATTCAAAAACTGCATTAAAAAGTGATTCTGCTTCCCTAAACTCCGCTGCATCCGCATTAGAAAGAGCAAAGACAAACTTAAGCTACGCTTTTATTGTTGCACCAATGAGCGGTAAAATAATTAATCGGAATGTTGAACAGGGGCAAACAGTTGCGGCAAGTTTTTCAACCCCAACTCTTTTTACTATTACGGATGATTTAGCACAGATGAAAATTTTAGCAACTGTTGATGAAAGTGATATTGGGCAGATAAAGCTTAGGCAGGATGTTCAGTTCACGGTTCAATCTTACCCTGATAAAAAATTCACTGGTAAAGTAGTTCAGGTTCGTTTGAATCCTCAGGTTATTCAGAACGTTGTTAATTATACCATAGTTGTTAATGCTGATAATAGTGAAAAATTACTTTTACCTGGGATGACAGCAACTGTTGAGTTTTTTATTGAACAAAAAAAAGATGTATTGCTTATTCCCAACTCTGCGCTCAGATTCCAACCCAATGAAGATTTGCTGGCTGAATTTAAGAAAAACCTGGAAAAGGAAATGGCAAACGCACCGGATAGTATTAAGAATAGATTTAAAAATAGAGAAGGTGGAGGAAGTGGTAATTCTTCTGGAAGAGGTTTTGGAAATTCTTCCAACAGAACAAGAAATTTTGGCAGCGTATGGTACTTGGATGAAACTGGTAAGTTAAAAACAAGCCGTGTTGTTCTTGGGGTAACTGATGGAAAAAATACAGAGATAGTTAGAGGAAGAAATTTAAAGGAAGGAATGAAAGTAATATCTGGCATCGTAGAAAATAATACTCAAGTGCAAAATAACAAAACAAATATTTTGAATCCTCAAAGTAATATGCCGCGTAGTCCAAGACGTGGATTCTAA
- a CDS encoding ABC transporter ATP-binding protein has protein sequence MNQFVIELNNLSKTYKVGEIEVHALKSVNLKIEKGEFVAIMGASGSGKSTMLNLLGCLDQPTSGDYLLDGINTSKLSKNEYAKIRNEKIGFVFQGYNLLARTSALENVELPLMYDRGRRILDPKKKAIEVLERVGLADRILHEPNQLSGGQQQRVAIARSLVNEPSLILADEPTGNLDSVMSVDVFDLFQKLNDEGITVVLVTHERDFANFAKRIIELKDGKIIKDFLIKDRLIASEELLKLKQEAVE, from the coding sequence TTGAACCAGTTTGTAATAGAATTAAATAATCTTTCTAAAACATATAAAGTTGGTGAAATTGAAGTTCATGCTTTGAAATCAGTTAATTTAAAAATTGAAAAAGGAGAGTTTGTTGCAATAATGGGTGCGTCTGGATCAGGTAAATCTACTATGTTAAATCTTTTAGGTTGTCTTGATCAACCAACTTCCGGTGATTATTTATTGGATGGTATAAACACAAGCAAACTTTCTAAGAACGAATATGCAAAAATTAGAAATGAAAAGATTGGATTTGTATTTCAAGGTTATAACCTACTTGCCAGAACATCAGCATTGGAAAATGTAGAATTGCCATTGATGTACGATAGAGGACGTCGAATATTGGATCCAAAAAAGAAAGCGATTGAAGTGTTGGAACGGGTTGGATTGGCAGATAGAATTCTTCACGAACCAAATCAACTTTCTGGCGGACAGCAGCAGAGAGTTGCAATTGCAAGATCACTTGTAAATGAACCATCACTAATTTTAGCTGATGAACCAACAGGTAACCTGGATAGTGTTATGTCGGTGGATGTCTTTGATCTTTTTCAAAAATTGAATGATGAAGGAATTACTGTTGTACTTGTTACGCACGAAAGAGATTTTGCAAATTTTGCTAAAAGAATTATTGAACTAAAAGACGGTAAAATTATAAAAGACTTTTTAATTAAAGATAGACTTATTGCCTCCGAAGAATTACTAAAACTTAAACAAGAAGCTGTTGAATAA
- a CDS encoding ABC transporter permease — MQTKNIFKVAIKSILKARMRSLLTALGIIIGVAAVIVMVAIGDGAQMQVEQQIAALGSNLLVIFPGSSSSGGISRGAGSINRFTMEDVNKINANASLIKAVSPVVRAGGQVIGGTGNWSTQTQGVAPNYLEIRDWQLASGEFFTDKDVMARAKVAVLGQTVVQNLFPNTDPIGQQIRIRNVPFKVIGVLSAKGQGAMGNDNDDVILAPSSTVLDRLTGGRYITYIQASAASTQQIQEAQDEITNIMREAHRLNPGDENDFTVRNQADITEAATATSKVLTILLASVAGVSLIVGGIGIMNIMLVSVTERTREIGIRLSVGARTTDIMVQFLTEAVVLSLSGGIIGVIIAFGVTYILNNYSSQAAYIRPEIILLAFGFAGAIGIFFGFYPAKKAANLNPIDALRYE; from the coding sequence ATGCAAACAAAAAATATTTTCAAAGTTGCAATAAAAAGTATTCTTAAAGCGCGAATGAGAAGTTTATTAACAGCTTTAGGTATAATTATAGGTGTTGCAGCAGTAATAGTTATGGTTGCAATTGGAGATGGCGCACAAATGCAGGTTGAGCAGCAAATAGCAGCGCTTGGTTCAAATTTATTAGTGATTTTCCCTGGTTCAAGCAGCTCTGGTGGAATTAGTAGAGGTGCGGGAAGTATTAACAGGTTTACGATGGAAGATGTAAATAAAATAAATGCAAATGCTTCTCTTATTAAGGCAGTATCCCCCGTTGTAAGAGCTGGTGGACAGGTGATTGGTGGAACTGGTAATTGGAGCACGCAAACACAAGGTGTTGCACCCAATTATTTAGAAATAAGAGATTGGCAGTTGGCGTCCGGAGAATTCTTTACCGACAAAGACGTGATGGCGCGGGCTAAAGTAGCTGTTCTTGGACAAACAGTTGTTCAGAATTTATTTCCAAATACTGATCCTATTGGTCAGCAAATAAGAATTCGAAATGTTCCATTCAAAGTAATTGGCGTATTATCAGCTAAAGGACAAGGTGCGATGGGCAATGATAATGATGATGTTATTTTAGCGCCTTCTTCAACTGTATTGGATAGATTAACTGGTGGAAGATATATTACCTACATACAAGCCAGTGCTGCATCAACTCAACAAATCCAGGAAGCTCAGGATGAAATTACAAATATTATGCGGGAAGCTCATCGCCTAAATCCTGGCGATGAAAATGATTTTACAGTTAGAAACCAGGCAGACATAACTGAAGCAGCAACTGCAACTTCCAAAGTTTTAACAATTCTTCTGGCATCGGTAGCTGGCGTTTCACTTATTGTTGGTGGAATAGGAATTATGAATATTATGCTGGTTTCTGTAACTGAGCGAACCAGGGAAATTGGAATAAGATTATCTGTGGGAGCAAGAACGACTGATATTATGGTTCAATTTTTAACCGAAGCAGTTGTATTGAGTTTGTCTGGTGGAATAATTGGGGTAATTATAGCATTCGGAGTGACGTATATATTAAATAATTATTCCAGCCAGGCTGCATACATTCGACCTGAAATTATCTTACTGGCGTTTGGGTTTGCCGGAGCAATAGGAATTTTCTTTGGGTTCTATCCAGCAAAGAAAGCTGCAAACTTAAATCCAATTGATGCATTAAGATATGAATAG
- a CDS encoding TolC family protein, which produces MRYYKFYFIAASLIISFNNIVAQKKLSLDEAITIALNRNTNAVKSENNLKSTEASLKTAYGDFLPTLNVNTGWGWQRVSDDGGKTQIDYFGNAQVIGPSQTDSRSFSFGMNGNVTLFDGLANILTVNQRKNNLAAARFDLDKLKQDIILQTINYYVAIVNGEKLLKFQEEDLKYNNSMLDKIKEMFDLKMITISDVYSQEVQAANSELVYLQTKNNYEKSKISLLNYLSMDVAENYSFELNGTKLLDTLDIDRDLDNLYKEAIASRNDYQSQILKLKSSQYQLSISKGDLLPQLNGNYGFSTNAIQPGDLFSRRVYSVGLSLSLPIFSHWSTDYSIQLAKVQIENSQEDLSALERQIKSEVKNSILDLQTAKKQLDVSDKAVKSAEANWIIKKEAYTLGSATYIDLQQIYRDYLQAQNNKINQEQNYLIKQFTLKNALGKLTTN; this is translated from the coding sequence ATGAGATATTATAAGTTTTATTTTATAGCAGCTTCCTTGATAATTTCATTTAACAATATTGTTGCACAAAAAAAACTAAGTTTAGATGAAGCAATAACCATCGCACTAAATAGAAATACAAATGCGGTTAAAAGTGAAAATAATTTAAAAAGCACTGAAGCCAGTTTAAAGACAGCTTATGGTGATTTTCTTCCAACCTTAAACGTAAATACTGGCTGGGGCTGGCAAAGAGTTAGTGATGATGGTGGTAAAACTCAAATAGATTATTTTGGAAATGCACAAGTAATTGGTCCATCGCAAACAGATTCAAGAAGTTTTTCTTTTGGGATGAATGGTAATGTTACATTATTCGATGGATTAGCAAACATCTTAACTGTTAACCAAAGAAAAAATAATTTAGCAGCAGCCAGGTTCGACTTAGATAAACTGAAACAGGATATAATTCTTCAAACAATAAATTATTATGTTGCTATTGTTAACGGTGAGAAACTTCTAAAATTTCAGGAAGAAGACTTGAAATACAATAATTCAATGTTGGATAAAATAAAGGAAATGTTCGACTTGAAAATGATAACAATTTCTGATGTGTATTCACAAGAAGTGCAGGCTGCCAATTCGGAATTAGTTTACTTACAAACAAAAAATAATTATGAAAAATCAAAGATTAGTCTTCTTAATTATTTATCGATGGATGTTGCTGAAAATTATTCCTTCGAACTAAACGGCACAAAACTTTTGGATACGTTAGATATCGATCGTGATTTGGACAATTTATATAAAGAAGCAATCGCAAGTAGAAATGATTATCAAAGCCAAATACTTAAACTTAAAAGTTCGCAATACCAGCTCTCTATTTCCAAAGGAGATTTATTACCACAACTGAATGGAAATTATGGATTCTCAACTAATGCAATTCAACCTGGTGATTTATTTAGTAGAAGAGTTTATAGCGTTGGTCTCTCTTTAAGTCTTCCAATTTTTTCTCACTGGAGCACGGATTATTCTATACAACTTGCAAAGGTACAAATTGAAAATAGCCAGGAAGATTTGTCTGCCCTGGAAAGACAGATTAAAAGTGAAGTTAAAAATTCTATCCTCGATTTGCAGACTGCCAAAAAGCAATTGGACGTTTCTGATAAAGCTGTTAAATCGGCAGAAGCAAATTGGATAATAAAAAAAGAAGCTTATACTTTGGGCTCAGCAACTTATATTGATTTGCAACAGATCTATAGAGATTATTTGCAGGCACAGAACAATAAAATCAACCAGGAACAAAATTATTTAATTAAACAGTTTACACTAAAAAATGCGTTGGGAAAATTAACTACAAACTAA